From the Erythrolamprus reginae isolate rEryReg1 chromosome Z, rEryReg1.hap1, whole genome shotgun sequence genome, one window contains:
- the LOC139153979 gene encoding LOW QUALITY PROTEIN: olfactory receptor 5V1-like (The sequence of the model RefSeq protein was modified relative to this genomic sequence to represent the inferred CDS: inserted 2 bases in 1 codon), which translates to MAGDVEGRVEGKPEGGVEGIYPSFAFPLTLPPAPAATKKWGGKASGIERMASAYCPTKGRHSWRGYMASPALPCVGSEAVYFYYAFFHTIGPAKLNPKKTPKHSFRVFWGPFLAVPKLLVIFWAKKIISYSDCFIQIFIVFLTGGTEDCVLAAMAYDRFXLHYIQIMNKSFCKWLVGSSWAVGFLCAFVNILLTLKLDFCGPNFIKDFSCEFPSLLALSCTETSSNWMIFLISGSFIASSSIIIILVSYIHIISTILKLNSAEAKRKTFSTCSSHLIVVVLFYGSACFRNMRSSSTSSIIVDEFFSIQYMISTPMLNPLIYSLKNREVKEIINEFV; encoded by the exons ATGGCAGGAGATGTGGAAGGCAGAGTGGAAGGCAAACCGGAAGGTGGAGTGGAAGGCATCTACCCCAGCTTTGCCTTCCCTCtgaccctcccaccagcccccgCAGCCaccaaaaaatggggagggaaagcgAGTGGAATAGAGCGAATGGCCTCTGCTTATTGCCCCACTAAGGGCCGGCACTCCTGGCGAGGGTACATG GCTTCACCtgctctcccctgtgtgggttcAGAAGCTGTCTACTTCTACTAT GCATTTTTTCACACCATTGGACCTGCCAAATTAAACCCTAAAAAGACTCCAAAACACAGTTTCAGGGTGTTTTGGGGGCCATTTTTGGCTGTACCCAAACTATTGGTGATATTTTGGGCAAAAAAGATTATTTCATATTCTGATTGCTTTATTCAGATATTCATTGTCTTTCTTACAGGAGGCACTGAAGATTGTGTCCTTGCTGCAATGGCTTATGACCGATT ATTGCATTATATACAAATTATGAATAAATCATTCTGTAAATGGCTTGTGGGTAGTTCATGGGCAGTTGGTTTCTTATGTGCTTTTGTAAATATATTACTTACTTTGAAACTAGATTTCTGTGGACCAAATTTTATCAAAGATTTCAGCTGTGAATTTCCATCTCTACTTGCCTTATCCTGCACAGAAACATCCTCTAATTGGATGATATTTCTGATATCTGGTAGTTTTATTGCAAGTTCTTCTATTATTATCATCCTAGTCTCTTATATTCATATCATCTCAACTATCCTCAAGTTGAATTCAGCAGAAGCAAAAAGGAAAACATTCTCTACCTGTAGTTCTCACCTTATTGTTGTAGTTTTGTTTTACGGCTCTGCCTGCTTTAGAAACATGAGGTCCAGCTCAACCTCCTCAATTATTGTGGATGAATTCTTCTCTATTCAGTACATGATTTCAACACCTATGCTGAACCCCCTTATTTACAGCCTGAAAAATAGAGAAGTGaaggaaataataaatgaatttgtTTGA